The Prunus dulcis chromosome 3, ALMONDv2, whole genome shotgun sequence genome segment tttaataatggctcatttttccaaacttttccatgaagaaggaaaacaaaacccatgtTGGGAGGATAACTTCACTTTCCCCCCTATTTTCCCATGAGCCAGAACGATTTTTCATGTCTGAACTTACTAAacatgaaaaaacaattaattttctatctccaaattttctttcCCATAAACCAAACAGGGCCTTAAAGTTTCAAACACGACGGCAGTGATAACGGAGAGTCAAATGAAgctttctcaaaataaatgaaCTCGTACCCTGCTTCTAGGTGTAATAATgcattagaaaaaaaaatcttgtaaTAATGCAGtggaaaagaacaaaagtgcATTAATCCCAAAATCTTGTAATAATGCAGtggaaaagaacaaaagtgtCTTAATCGTTGGAAAAAACCTTGTAACAATGCAGTGGAAAAGATCAAAAGTGTATGCAGTGGGGTTGTAGGGCTCAATCTTTTCCTCGTGTCTTTTTCAAAGAGCAACAAAGTAATGGCGAAAAGAACAGTATTCAAATTGGTAGGTATGGTGGGTTGTAATCCGACTGTGAAGATTCAATGAACACGTGGGAAGTCagtcaaccaaaaaaattattcaagttTTCGATATGAAACTTTTTATGTGGAATTTTGGAAAGTTTTAGATGGTGGgatttatattcttcaacacgtCCTTTCATTTGTGACTTACTAAGCCCAACACGTAAATACTATCGTTTGGTACGTCGGATTGTACTGACTAATTTCTATCGGATAGTATTAATATGTTTTGGAGAGTATTGACTGTTTATCCATAATATTGGAAGATGTTTGGTGCTATTCCGGATAAATAGTCAGACTAAGTTATACTGTGTTTGATGTTGTTCACGATAACATCGGATTAGActatttgttataaaaataaaaataaaggataATTTAAGTGGAAATTGAAATCCAACTGATCGGAGGACTCAATCTTGGCTAATTGAAGACCTTGACCTTGGCTGATTAGAGGACTTGACCTTGGCTGGTCAGAGGACATGATCTTGGCTGATCGGAGACCTTGATCTTGGCTGAACGAAGGCCTTGATCTTGGTTGATCAAAGGACTTGACCTTGGCTTATCAGGGGACTTGACCTTGGCTGATCAGAGGACTTTATCTTAGCTGATCGGAGACCTTGATCTTAGCTGATCGAAGGCCTTGATCTTAGTTGATCGAAGGCCTTGATCTTGGTTCATCAAAGGACTTGAGCTTGGCTAATCAAATACCTTGATCTTGGTTGATCAGAGGACTTGACCTTGGCTAATCATAGGACTTGATCTTGGTTGATCGGTGACCTTGATCTTGACTGATCGAAGGCCTAAATCTTGGTTGATTAAAGGACTTGACCTTGGCTGATCAGAGGCCTTGATCTTGGCTGTTCGAAAGACTCAATCTTCGCTGATCGGAGGACTCGATCTTGGCTGATCGAAGACCTTGATCTTAGCTGATCATAGGACTTGACCTTGCTGATCAGAGGACTTAACCTTGGTTGATCGAAGGACTTGACATTGGTTGATCGAAGGACTTGACATTGGCTGAATTTTAGACCACAAATAAAAATCCACTTCAGAAGTTCCAGATGTTCCGACTTTGGAAGTCAGATGCTTCCAACTCGTTGTTGGAAGTTGGGTTTCGACTTCTAAGTTCTTAGTCTGAATTATGGTGGAACATCGTGTATCTAAAGCTATAGACTTTATTGAAGATTAAACGACGTGGGGTGAATGATGACCCCTAAGTCTGGCCTTCTTGTTTTGATTTGACCGTTTGGCACCTTGGGCAGCCAATTTGCATTAAGACGCATGGTCGGACTTCGACGAGGCTCAAACAGGAAGTATATtttgcaattaaaaaaaaccaaaatgcagCAGAATATAGATATCggtttattattaatttttattcaagACTTACCTAGACTACAGCCCACCACAACCTTGGTTGTAGTTCCGCCCCTGCCAAGTAGGTCACTTTAACTTAAAGGGAATAATGTGggatttgaccactcaattatattattgttattttagtcttttcttGAAGTATCGTGTTCATCTATTTCGTTGCTAGCAATCAGATGctttaatgattttcaatttttctgattttttgtaaggatgatctatgaatgaagacttgaaaaatagacagtttggattgttgaaaaaaaaaaattcatagggtaccctaaagggtgtctctcaaataaaattattggagggatccctcaatggaaggggtatatatatatagtatagatatattaaagacaattttgaaaaaaaacctTCGTaagtgcaaaaaaaaaaaaaaagaagagcgCAAGAGAGCGAGTAAAGGAGAGTACAAGTTCTAATATGGGGGTTTTCCCCTGATCCCGTTGGGATTTCACAATAAAGGAGCGTGGAAGAACGGAGAAGGAGAGATAGAGCAAGAAGACTCAATCAGGAAGACTTAATCAGGAACAATGAAGACTGTAGGTAGGGTTTTagtcaagaaattttttgagaTCGTTTCTCTCCAAATCGGTTCAGCCCTAGGCTAACTCATGTCAGTGGAAAGATTTACCCATGTCCATGTCCATCTTAGTGCTAATTGGGATGGCTCTCGTAGTACTTTTTTAGTTGTTCGAATAAAAGTCTGATCACTTgctataaaaaataagaagacaATCATTATATGTTGACTTGAcaataattgttttttttagcAGGACTTAatagtttgttttgtttttcctttctttccatGTGATTTGTAAAGACACCTTTTATATATGTTCACGATAGTTCTTAAATTAGCAGCTCAATTTGCATCCACACAAAGAGGAGGAAGGTGATGATGCGGATTTTCCCAGAAAGTCTGAGCAAACTATGGAGCTTGTGGGAAATCCACGTAATGGTGGTATTAAGCCTCATCTTACAAGGCATTCTCATAGCTTTTGGCAACAAGAGGAAGTACTCAACCAGCAAATGGCTCCGGTTGTTGTGGCTTGCCTACTTGTCCGCAGACTGGGTTGCAACAGTATCCCTCAGCCTCCTTTCCAGCAATTTATCATCAACAAACCACAAAATGAATACCGCAGATGCAGACGACCAAGACCAGATCCTGACAGCGTTTTGGGCCCCGTTTCTTCTGCTTCACCTTGGCGGCCCGGACACCATCACTGCATACTCTTTGGAAGACAATGAGTTGTGGTGGAGGCACTTGCTTGTGCTCCTCGTCCAGGTGTCCCTGGCTGTCTATGTGTTTCTTAGGGCCTGGGTTGGTCAGGCACTTAACCTTCTAACCATTCCAGTGTTTGTTGCTGGGATCATCAAGTTTGCGGAGCGGACTTGGGTTTTGAGGTGCGCAAGCAGTAAGCATTTCAGAGATTCTATGTTCCGTCGTCCTGACCCGGGGCCTGATTACGCCAGATACATGGACGAACTGCGCTCGAAGAAGCATGAAGGATTCGAGGTTGACATAGAGAGAGTGGATGAGGCTCCCACCATTGGTGATTTTTCCTTTACAGCTCCAAGCATCTTTCCAAATACAGCCAATTTGCAGCATGCCGAtgtcttcttcaacattttcaaAAAGCTATTTGCAGATCTCATCCTCAGCATCCATGATATCTTGAAAAGCAAATCCTTCTTCCAGAACAGATCCTACTATGAAGCTTTCAAAGTGATTGAGATTGAGCTTGGGTTCATGTATGATTTGTTTTATACAAAGGCTGTCCTGTATAGTCTCAACGGTGCCATTCTTCGTTTTACCAGTTCTGTTTCCATCATTTCCGTCTCTGTCGCCTTCCTCGTCATGATCGAGAAGCAAGATTATTCAGCAAGAAGTATAATTATTACTTATATGTTGCTGGCTGGTGCTATCATCCTCGATCTCTATGCTGTGATTTTATTTCTACTGTCAGATTGGGCAGTGCTATGGTTTTGTAAGCACAAGACAGCAGCACATTTGTTGTATCCAGTGATTTCACATATGTCGTTCGCTGAAAACAAAAGGTGGTCTAATGAAATTACACAATACAACTTAATTTTGATCTGCTGCGAAGATAAGCCGGCCAAGTACAGGTTCCTCAAAAAGGTCCCCGGGATATgcagaaaattaaagaaatcaGTTGAAGTCCCTAGAGAGTTGAAAGAACTGATATTTCTGCAGCTGTTAAAGAAATCAACATGTGCCCCAAACTCTGAGGGTTACAAGGAGTTAAGGGATCGTAGGGTCGAGTGGGTTCTTCAAAATGAGAATTGTATCGAAAAACTTGGCTGGAGCATTGGAGAAGAATTTGATCTCAGCGTTCTTCTTTGGCATATTGCAACGCAACTCTGTTACTACTCTGATCGTGATCAGGACAAATACCCAAACTCTGTCTCCGATCCTAATTGTGAAGCCAGCAAGTTGTTGTCCGAGTATATGTTGTATCTCCTAGTCAAGCGTCCCTCCATGCTTCCTAATGGGATCGGACAAATCAGGTTCAAGGACACATGCGCCGAAGCCACGGAATTcttcaaacaaagaaaatgccAAAGATCAGAACAAGACCGGGCTTGCAAAAAACTACGCGAGGTGAACAGTGATGAGATCCTTCCAGCTGAAGTAAAAGGGGATGAAAGCAAGTCAGTGCTATTTGATGCGTGCAAGCTTGCTAATGATTTGGAGTCGCTGGAAACAAAGGAATATTGGGAGAATCAGAAGAAGTGGCAGTTGATCAGCCATGTGTGGGTGGAAATGCTATCTTATGCTGCCAGCCATTGTCGATGGAATCATCACGCTGTGCAACTCAGGCGCGGAGGAGAGCTGCTCACTCATGTCTGGCTTCTTATGGCACATCTTGGTTTAACTGAACAACTTCAAACTTTCGAACTTCAAAAGGCCATAGTATTGAATGTGCGGTGAAAATGATATATAGGCAGCAAAATATTTTCCAAAATCAAATTGGATCGCAGcaacatatgaaaaaataaatacataaatatctaGTAATGGACATGTCTCAGTCTTCTCTTTAGCAAGAGCCCAAGTGATCCGCCATATGCTCTGATTATAGGTGTATTCTCTTTTTCTATGTTGCTTTTAAGTAAAGTAGCCTCATGTTTTGCTCTtgatgaattttaaaaaatgttgaTCAGTCCATAACCAATCAAGAACCCACTGTCAGGGTCGGCCTTGAGATTTTAGAGGCCCTGTGCAAAATTTAAATTGAGGCTCTCGTATAATCTAACACAAATTTACACTACGGCatacaacaattttatttttttaagtaaaaagCCATCATCAATTAGTATGCAAATCACAAATCAGATTTATAATTTGAAGCATTTAAAGGACAATTCTCAATTTCTGTCAAATTTGTTTAACTTAATGTTATTTGTTGAGGAGCAATTcaatccatgaattattaaaaaattaattcctttaaaaaataaataaataaatatatataaataataaaaacttagtttgaaaataaaataaaacatctaTGCCCCCTTCTCCTCCCAACCGCAACCCCCACCAACAGTCCCCACCCAACCCCGACCAACCACCACCTCCCTATAACCCAACTTAAATTAGttgcaaaataaatttaaaaaattagtttcaaaataaaatatctctTATCGTATGCTATTGACACAAGGGTGATGGAAAAGAATGAGAGTGGCACCTCCATGAACGTGAGACCTCTTTACAATTAATCATCGTTGCCTGCAAATgcaaattggaaattgaacaAACTCTTTATGTTGAGGAAGAATAAAGAATAATTATGCTTGTCTTTCGTCACTGCATGCAAGTGCCAATTATAAGGAGGTGGTGTTGGGAGTTTAAGGGGGAGagagatattttatttttatttttaaactattttttaaaatttatatttgtatggtttattttaaaaggaattaactttttaataatttgtggATTGAATTGCCCCTCCACAAATAACTGAAATTGAGaattgtccttgaattgcttcaaattgaaaccacagggataaaaatgaccaaattgaaaccacaTAGACCTTAGTTGTAAAAGTGATAAACCACAGGGACCAAAAGTGACATATGCatcttaccaaaaaaaatcttggcaaaaacaattgaaaaacaaatcttGTCATATGAATCTTACCCAACAAAAAATTCGTGTCATTTGAATCTCAATTTCCATTAAAATTATcgaagatttttatttatttttaaatagtcTGATCTAATGTTATCCGGAGCATCGCCAAACACAGTATAACTTAATTAGACTATTTATAAGGAACAACACCAAATGCCTTATAATATTATTGATAAATAGTCAATACTCTTCAGAATAGATTAATACTATCCGACGGAAATTAGTCAGTACAGTGCGACGTACCAAACGAGCTTTGTGTTATATTTGCTCGTAATGttgtttgatttataaaattttatttacatttttgtttcaagagaaaaaaagcTTATAATATATctcttccaaaaaaaatattatttagcATACCCTGTAAAAGTTCCTGGGTCCCACTGGTAACCCCACATTGGCAGGTCCTTTTGTCTATACATGCTAagttttcttccaaattaggaCCCCTGCAAAATTGCAAATAGTGTCTTTCGGTTTCCATTATAGAAAAGCTTGGCTGTGATATAGTGCCTGCTTATCATCACTAATATTTGGTTGAAATGGCCGTTGCATCCATCGCCTGTTGGATCCTGTTTGCAATTTACGTGGTTGCAATTGCTGCATCTGAAATTACTTTCAGACACTTGAACGCCAAGTACAAGTGGATTAGAAGAGAATCCAGATTATTAACTGCTCTTCTTGAAGATTTTGACCATGTTTCGCGATCGCGGAACAAAATAATACAGAAAGCCAATCATCAGCTTTTGGATCCCCAACTCATCCAAGCTGGGATGACTGCACGAGTTCTGAATGAATGGGAGGAAGGCTGGATGAACAAAGCAAGAGAAGTAGCCTCCGAGGCAACTCGGTGTGTTCGAATACTGGGAAACAGAAGAACCTCTCCCAAGTGGTTTGTTTTGATCTCAACTGATCTGGTACCGATGCTTCAGCTGGCCCTTCGGATGAAGGGCCTCAATCATTTCCTTGGGAAGAAGAAACTCGACGTTGACCCCAGGATAAACCCACTCAATAGTCTCCtctggaagaagaaaataagtgCCAGCGACATCTGCAGATCACTGGAGCAGTCCAGGTCATGGGTTAGTAGCCTGCAGAACAGATCTGTGGTTGATGAGATATTGGAGCAGTCCACGCCCTGGACCGGGCCACCTGTTAGCTTAAGAGCTGAGGAATTGATCTCCTCTATAAAGAACCTGATCGCTGAAAACCCGGAATTCGTCAACTCCAGTACCACAATGCATTTAGAGCTGCTGCATGCTTTCATGAAAGATTTACAACCCCTCAGACTGGAAACTGAAATGGAGAAGTCCTGGGTGGTGGAAGCAAACGAGACCATCGACGAAGCAAACGAGGCCATTCACACCATAAACATTACAGCAGCAGATCAGAGAAGTTGGTGGCTTTCAATTGTGTGTAACCGGAGGGATAGGCGGAAGCTTAAGGAGGTCATCCTCCGCGTCGGCACCTGGATCTCTGACCTCCTGGAAACAAAGGAAAGATATGGTTTTAAATTTGTCAGACGACAATCCTCAAAATTATCTGCCAACCGGTTTCCTCAACAGCGAAGCTTCAAGTATCAGACTACAGATGATATGGATGCGGTGAACAACATTCGTAACTGGCTGAATCAACTGGCAAAAACAAGCGATGAATTAGTATCTCACGTCAGCGCACTGAGCGAGGAGTTGGAGCAGATGCATACATTTCTCAAACATACAAAAGCAACTGAAGATTATGCTATTAATTTAAGAAATGCTTGCTTGGAGCAATTGAAGAAACTGGTTCCTGAAGCAGATCAGCAGTCCTCAAACGTCCCCAATAATGAAGGTTCAGGGTCCAAGCTTCTCTCAAAAATTACCCGGATCAATTACACTGTGAATGTTCTTCAAAGATGCGTACAAGCGTATTTCATTGAGGCAAGACAGGAGCTATGCTCAGTTGTTGGTTTGGAGGAAGACATACATGAACTGGTCAAGAGACTGGCTGATAATGGTGAACAGCGTCGTCCTATCATTTCCATTGTGGGGATGAAGGGTGTTGGTAAGACCACTCTGGCGAAGAAAGTTTATTACCATAGTACTATGGCAAACCATTTTGAAATCCGTCGTTGGGTGACCCTGCCTGATGCTGATCAAGATTCTGATGTAAATGCACTTTTGGCAAGTGTTGGAAGCCAGGTCTTGGAGACCCAAGAGAAAGGGGATGGAAAAGAACACTGGATCGATAAATTGCATGGTTTCTTGAAGCCAAAGCGATACCTTGTAATTCTGGATGGAGTCTTGTCAATCCAAACCGTGCATGCTCTCAAAGCAGCATTCCCAGAAGTGGCAAACGGGAGCAAAATTTTGCTCACCACGCGGAAAAAGGCCATTGCTTCAGCTGCTGACCAAAATAGCATTCCCCACCAGCTTCGTCTGCGAACCAAAGAAGAGAGCTGGGAGCTCTTTACCCAGATGGCGCATTGTCCTCCGGAACTTGAAGCTCTCGGCAAGAAAGTTGTAGGAAGAGGTGGAGGTTTACCACTTGTCATCTTACGCATTGGGTATCCACTGTCCGGGAAGAAAGTGACATCTGAGGAATTAGAGGTGCTAGAGGGCATCACTCAGCAGGAACAGAACCAGAAACCATGGTTAGAGAACCTGGAAGTGAATAAAGAGGATTTGCAATCACACCAAATTCTTGGTAAATGTTTTTCTTACTTCCAACTCTTTTCTGGGAATTTTGAAATCCCTGCGAGGAGAATAGTCACTTCATGGGTTGCACAAGGACTGGCACAAGTAAGCGGAGGTGGGAAAACATTAAATACTCTTGAAAATGTTGTATATGAGTATCTATTGGAGTTGATTGGTCGTAATGTGATTCAAGTAGTTCAAAAAAATCTTGATGGGAAGGTGAAGACATGTTGCTTGCCTACTGCTCTGCGAGATCTCATGTTGCAAGGGGAAGGCAACAGCAGCAAAGCTACCAGTTTAAGCGGCCAACTTGCCTTTCATTTCGATGATAAGGATGCCCGTTTCCATAGTGGTGTCAACGCAAATTCCCCAATGGTTATGCAAAATGAAAGCCAACAACATTCCATTCTCCTCTTTGATAGTCAAGAAGGAAATAAGCCCCGGGAGGAAATAGGCGAGTTTCTTCAGAGTGGCATTATTGGTGGTTTCTTTGGACAGCTACAGGTTCTTGACCTTGAACGTGTATGCATGCCTGAAATTCCTAAGGCCATTGGAAAATTAAGGCAGTTAGCATATCTGGGGTTAAGGTGGACATACCTATCGGCGATCCCAGAATCGATAGGCAATTTGGTTAACCTCCTAACACTAGATTTGAAGCATACTTATGTTCGAATTCTCCCTAGTTCAGTTCGGAAATTGAAGAAACTTCGGCATCTCTACTTGAATCAGAATATTCAAATGTCTGCACCAACTTCCCTTCCCTTGAGCAATTTGCAGACATTATCAGGTGTATTTGTAGGTATGGACAAGCTTGTGAAAGACCGGCGGGACAAGTTGATCAACCTTCGAAAACTGGGGTTGACAATCCAGTTGGCACAACCAGAGCAAAAGGTATTGGCAAAATGGATTATGCAGCTGACCAAATTGCAGTCTTTGAAGTTGGCATCGCTTAATGAGAAGAGTGCACCTCAGCTTCTGAAATTAAAACCTCTGTCAAAACTTCAGAAACTCTCCAGCCTATATTTGTTGGGAAGGCTTGAAAACCCTGCATCCATCATAGGTGAACTCCCAGCAAGTCTCACTCGTCTTACCTTATCGGCCTCCGGGATCCAAGAAGACCCGATGCCAATGTTAGGGAAGCTTCCAAACCTTAAATCGCTGAATTTGAAATCTGGTTCGTATGAAGGACCAAACATGGTTTGCTCCATGGATACCTTTCCCCTGCTTTTGGTTCTGAAGCTTCGGAATCTAGATACTCTGAAAAAATTGGATGTGCAAGAAGGAGCAATGCGAAACCTTAGGGAGTTAGAGATTAAATCCTGCAGGAACTTTACAATCACTACTGGATTGACACACTTAAAGATCCTCCAGAAATATGAAGTTAACTGATATGCCTTCGAAATACAAATGTGATATTCAAAACGGCTTTGCAGCAGCTGTGACACAATGTGCCGACACAACAGTCTCCTCTAATGGAAATAGATACTTGGTCTTTGGTTGCAATTCgggttttgtgttttcttcagtttttcactttttatttcaatttcggTTGAGCAAATTGTAAGATGAATGACGTTTGTGAGTAAGAGTGCAAATTCCACCATCATCCGTGTAGTTTAAAAACTTAGCAAACCTATTTTATAGTCTTCTAACAATGTGAAACAAATTCACAGTTTCCTTTCACATTTTTTCGTGTGTTATTTATATTGGTTTTTCTCcgattttgctttgtttttcagTTTGCTTTCTtgattccttttctttttcggcATTTCTAGTTTCAGtttgaatttctttatgtGCCTAACTCTCTCATGGTAATACGGGGAGTGTCTTCTACCATTGTACACtttcagttttgtttttctgttagCAACCAGCCAAATTTGTTTAAATCGGTTCTGGTTTCCGTCTTGTTTCGTTTCCTAACGAACGACaacttttttctgtttgtggTGTTGGCTGCAAGAATCATTTGTTAGACAACTTAGGATAACCATGGCGATAAAAGTTCGTAGGCAGTTGAGCAGTTACAAGACAATTTTGCTGTGAAGCGGTTACAGGACAATTTTGCAGTGGAACAGTTACCAATTGGTTGTGACATTGCAGTTGGCgttcttttctttcatccCAATCGGTGCAACATTTGTTCTTTGTCTACTGGGCTAAGTTTTGCATGTTAGTTGTTGTTGATGAGCCAACTTTATACtggtactct includes the following:
- the LOC117622579 gene encoding uncharacterized protein LOC117622579, with protein sequence MMRIFPESLSKLWSLWEIHVMVVLSLILQGILIAFGNKRKYSTSKWLRLLWLAYLSADWVATVSLSLLSSNLSSTNHKMNTADADDQDQILTAFWAPFLLLHLGGPDTITAYSLEDNELWWRHLLVLLVQVSLAVYVFLRAWVGQALNLLTIPVFVAGIIKFAERTWVLRCASSKHFRDSMFRRPDPGPDYARYMDELRSKKHEGFEVDIERVDEAPTIGDFSFTAPSIFPNTANLQHADVFFNIFKKLFADLILSIHDILKSKSFFQNRSYYEAFKVIEIELGFMYDLFYTKAVLYSLNGAILRFTSSVSIISVSVAFLVMIEKQDYSARSIIITYMLLAGAIILDLYAVILFLLSDWAVLWFCKHKTAAHLLYPVISHMSFAENKRWSNEITQYNLILICCEDKPAKYRFLKKVPGICRKLKKSVEVPRELKELIFLQLLKKSTCAPNSEGYKELRDRRVEWVLQNENCIEKLGWSIGEEFDLSVLLWHIATQLCYYSDRDQDKYPNSVSDPNCEASKLLSEYMLYLLVKRPSMLPNGIGQIRFKDTCAEATEFFKQRKCQRSEQDRACKKLREVNSDEILPAEVKGDESKSVLFDACKLANDLESLETKEYWENQKKWQLISHVWVEMLSYAASHCRWNHHAVQLRRGGELLTHVWLLMAHLGLTEQLQTFELQKAIVLNVR
- the LOC117620946 gene encoding disease resistance protein RPP13-like, with product MAVASIACWILFAIYVVAIAASEITFRHLNAKYKWIRRESRLLTALLEDFDHVSRSRNKIIQKANHQLLDPQLIQAGMTARVLNEWEEGWMNKAREVASEATRCVRILGNRRTSPKWFVLISTDLVPMLQLALRMKGLNHFLGKKKLDVDPRINPLNSLLWKKKISASDICRSLEQSRSWVSSLQNRSVVDEILEQSTPWTGPPVSLRAEELISSIKNLIAENPEFVNSSTTMHLELLHAFMKDLQPLRLETEMEKSWVVEANETIDEANEAIHTINITAADQRSWWLSIVCNRRDRRKLKEVILRVGTWISDLLETKERYGFKFVRRQSSKLSANRFPQQRSFKYQTTDDMDAVNNIRNWLNQLAKTSDELVSHVSALSEELEQMHTFLKHTKATEDYAINLRNACLEQLKKLVPEADQQSSNVPNNEGSGSKLLSKITRINYTVNVLQRCVQAYFIEARQELCSVVGLEEDIHELVKRLADNGEQRRPIISIVGMKGVGKTTLAKKVYYHSTMANHFEIRRWVTLPDADQDSDVNALLASVGSQVLETQEKGDGKEHWIDKLHGFLKPKRYLVILDGVLSIQTVHALKAAFPEVANGSKILLTTRKKAIASAADQNSIPHQLRLRTKEESWELFTQMAHCPPELEALGKKVVGRGGGLPLVILRIGYPLSGKKVTSEELEVLEGITQQEQNQKPWLENLEVNKEDLQSHQILGKCFSYFQLFSGNFEIPARRIVTSWVAQGLAQVSGGGKTLNTLENVVYEYLLELIGRNVIQVVQKNLDGKVKTCCLPTALRDLMLQGEGNSSKATSLSGQLAFHFDDKDARFHSGVNANSPMVMQNESQQHSILLFDSQEGNKPREEIGEFLQSGIIGGFFGQLQVLDLERVCMPEIPKAIGKLRQLAYLGLRWTYLSAIPESIGNLVNLLTLDLKHTYVRILPSSVRKLKKLRHLYLNQNIQMSAPTSLPLSNLQTLSGVFVGMDKLVKDRRDKLINLRKLGLTIQLAQPEQKVLAKWIMQLTKLQSLKLASLNEKSAPQLLKLKPLSKLQKLSSLYLLGRLENPASIIGELPASLTRLTLSASGIQEDPMPMLGKLPNLKSLNLKSGSYEGPNMVCSMDTFPLLLVLKLRNLDTLKKLDVQEGAMRNLRELEIKSCRNFTITTGLTHLKILQKYEVN